A genomic region of Oryza glaberrima chromosome 1, OglaRS2, whole genome shotgun sequence contains the following coding sequences:
- the LOC127785231 gene encoding uncharacterized protein LOC127785231, with amino-acid sequence MAAAAAAAPPFAAGDSPPPTALLLPRTTTTAGAAPAPRRSSASSRLHLLLTAALAVATSYLLLILPRTPLSAAPAPAAAARAQVKLEKPVVILISSDGFRFGYQHKAATPHIHRLIGNGTSAATGLIPVFPTLTFPNHYSIATGLYPSSHGIINNYFPDPISGDYFTMSSHEPKWWLGQPLWVTAADQGIQAATYFWPGSEVKKGSWDCPDKYCRHYNGSVPFEERVDAILGYFDLPSDEMPQFLTLYFEDPDHQGHQVGPDDPAITEAVVRIDEMIGRLIAGLEERGVFEDVNVILVGDHGMVGTCDKKLVFLDELAPWIKLEEDWVLSMTPLLAIRPPDDMSLPDVVAKMNEGLGSGKVENGEYLRMYLKEDLPSRLHYADSYRIPPIIGLPEEGYKVEMKRSDKNECGGAHGYDNAFFSMRTIFIAHGPRFEGGRVVPSFENVEIYNVIASILNLEPAPNNGSSSFPDTILLPSE; translated from the coding sequence atggcggcggcggcggctgctgctccgcccttcgccgccggcgactcgCCGCCCCCGACCGCCTTGCTCCTCccccgcaccaccaccaccgccggcgccgcccccgcgccccggcgttcctccgcctcctcccgcctccacctcctcctcaccgccgcgctcgccgtcgcgacctcctacctcctcctcatcctcccccGCACGCccctctccgccgcgccggcgcctgcggccgccgcgcgggcgCAGGTGAAGCTCGAGAAGCCGGTGGTGATCCTCATCTCCTCCGACGGGTTCCGCTTCGGGTACCAGCACAAGGCCGCGACCCCGCACATCCACCGCCTCATCGGCAATggcacctccgccgccacgggcCTCATCCCCGTCTTCCCCACGCTCACGTTCCCCAACCACTACTCCATCGCCACCGGCCTCTACCCTTCCTCCCACGGCATCATCAACAACTACTTCCCCGACCCAATCTCCGGCGACTACTTCACCATGTCCTCGCATGAACCCAAGTGGTGGCTCGGGCAGCCCCTGTgggtcaccgccgccgaccaggGTATCCAGGCCGCCACCTACTTCTGGCCCGGCTCGGAGGTGAAGAAAGGCAGCTGGGATTGTCCCGACAAGTATTGCCGCCACTACAATGGCTCGGTACCATTCGAGGAGAGGGTCGATGCGATCCTTGGTTACTTTGATCTCCCATCTGATGAAATGCCGCAGTTCCTGACGCTTTATTTTGAAGATCCAGATCACCAGGGGCATCAGGTGGGTCCTGATGACCCGGCCATCACGGAGGCGGTGGTGCGGATCGATGAGATGATTGGGAGGCTCATTGCTGGTCTGGAAGAAAGAGGAGTGTTTGAGGATGTCAATGTTATATTGGTTGGTGACCATGGGATGGTTGGGACTTGCGACAAGAAGCTGGTGTTTCTCGACGAATTGGCTCCATGGATTAAGTTGGAGGAAGATTGGGTTTTATCAATGACCCCGTTGCTGGCCATCAGGCCGCCAGATGACATGTCGCTGCCAGATGTTGTGGCCAAGATGAATGAAGGGCTTGGGTCTGGGAAGGTGGAGAATGGTGAATATCTAAGAATGTACTTAAAGGAGGATTTGCCTTCTCGACTTCACTACGCAGATAGTTATAGAATCCCACCGATAATTGGGTTGCCAGAGGAAGGGTATAAAGTGGAGATGAAGCGATCGGACAAAAATGAATGTGGAGGAGCACATGGTTATGACAATGCCTTCTTCTCAATGAGAACCATATTTATCGCGCATGGTCCTCGTTTTGAAGGTGGTAGAGTCGTGCCATCCTTTGAGAACGTGGAGATATACAACGTTATTGCTTCCATTCTCAATTTGGAGCCAGCTCCAAACAAtggttcatcttcttttcctGACACAATTCTTTTGCCGAGTGAATGA